Within the Dechloromonas denitrificans genome, the region CCGATGGCAATCTGTATTTCCTTGGTCGCCTTGATCGCCAAATCAAACTGCGTGGTTACCGTATCGAGCAAGGGGAAATCGAGGCCACGCTGCTCGCTGTCGATGGCGTTCAGCAGGCAGCGATCAAATTGCTCGAACGGCACGGCAAGCCGGCCATTTACGCCTGGGTCGCCGGCTCGCCACAGTTGTCGGCAAGCCGCATTCGCCAATACCTTGCATGTCGCCTGCCCGACTACATGCTGCCGGCTGGGATCTCCCGCCTGCCAGAATTGCCGGTCAACGGTACGGGAAAAATCGCCTATGACCGCTTGCCTGAGCCGGAGGCCGAGGTTCCTGTGGCTTCTTCGAGGCTCCCGGCGAACGACATGGAGCGCGCGCTCCTCGCGCTATGGCAGGTCGTCTTGAAGCGGGATGGCTTCGGAGTCACCGACAACTTCTTCGATGTCGGCGGTGACTCTCTGGCGGCGGTCGACATCCTGGTTGGGGTGGAAACCTTGGTCGGTCGCAGCGTTCCGCTCTTTATCCTGACCGAAAACCCTTCGGTCGAACAACTTGCGCTGGCGCTTGGCCAAGGCAAAGGCCAGAGGCTGACCAGTGACGTCATGTTGCACCTTGGCCGGAGTCAGGGGAAAACCCCCCTATATTTTGCCGCCTCCGGGCATGGCGACCTGATCCGTTTCCGGAATCTTGCCGATGTCTTGGGCGAGCACTGTGACCTGTACATGCTGCAACCGCCGACTGGCCGGCCAGTGCTGAGTATTTCCGGACTGGCTCGAGATTACGCTGAGCGCATCCTGGCGCATGGCCGACCGGGCGTGCTGGCCGGGTTTTCGGTCGGTGGCATTGCCGCCCTGGAGACAGCACGGCATCTGCAGGCACTTGGCTTTCCCGTTCCCCGGCTTTGTCTGGTCGATACGGTATATCCCGGGCGCTTACTGCGCAGTGCCATTTTCTGGAAGTCGCTCGGCTGGTTGGCCCGACACATGAATGCGCATGAACTGAGTATGAATGGTCGCCATCTCGGCGCCTTGTTCAGCGACCCGGGACTGATTGCCCAGATCAATGCCATGGCCGATTATCGGCTCGACAGCTACAGCGGGGCGGTGAGCCTTATCAAGTCGTCAGGTCTTGTGCGATGGGAGCGCTGGGTGTTTCAACCTTGGCGAAAACAGATGGAACAGCCGCTTGATGAAATACTGATTGAGGGCTTGCATGGGTCGATTTTCGAGCGGGACAACATACAGAGCCTGGCTCGCGCGCTGCTCGATTTGCCGGAGTTTAACCACCCGGAGGTGGTCAAAACTTGAGCGATAGGCCGGTTATTACCCCTCATGGCCGGCATCGGCAGCGTGCTCTGCTATTGCTGTCGCTTATTCTTGGACTACTTGGCTTGGCCATCGCGTGGCGTTGGAGTTCGCTCCATGCATTTCTTGATCCGGACAAACTGATCGGTTTGCTACGAGTCTCCGGAGTACTTCAGAATCCGCTGGTCGCCATCGGTGCGGTAGTCTTCGCCAGCATAATTGCGATTCCGCTGGCGGTCATAATTGTTGTCGGCGCGTTAATCTTCGGGCCGATCCTTGGGCCGGTTTACGTGCTGTCAGGCGCTGAGATCGGGGCGGTCATCAGCTTTGTCTTGGGCAAGTACCTTGGTCATGACGCGCTCCGGCTATTGGCCGGAGAAAAGGCCAGAAAACTCAGCGAAAATCTGGGGCGTAGTGGTGTCATAACGGTAATCGTCATCCGCTTGATTCCCGCAGCACCATTTGCCGTTGCCAATATGATCATCGGCTCATCGCATGTTCGAATGCGCGATTTCTTGCTCGGGACGATTGTCGGGATGATTCCAGGGGTTCTGGCGATCACGCTATTTGTTGATCAGATTGTTGCCGTCTTTCGTTCTCCCGGGTGGCAGTCAATTGTACTGACTGTTGCAATATTGATAATCATCTTGGGCGGTGCATATGGCCTTCGCCGATGGCTCGAAAAATCGGGAAAGCCTGCTGCGACGGGCAAAGACGGGGATGTCAGTGAACGATGATAATTGGCGGTAACGCGGGTTTTGATTGTCTTCAGGAAAAAAGCTGTCGGAAATTTTTACATTCCATGCTCATGTCTTTGTGGTAGTGGGCTGGCTTCTTGTTAAATTTCAATATAATCATCGTGTTAGTTTTATTGTATTAATCCGGTATGAAATGTGCTTGATAAGGTTGCCAATGCGCTGTTCGCATGCATCAAGCGTGAAGTGGATCACAACAATATGATTAGGTCTCTGCTATCCTTTGGCCGGGATGTCAAAGAAAACCTGAAAGGCTAGGTACGGGAAATGAACGATAAAGAAAATTTGGCTGCGACAAACGATGCTTCCGTTGAGCCGCAAATTCAGCCAAGTGAGGAACGTGTCGCTCATTCTCGTCGCCGCCTGTTCCGCCAAGGAGCTTCTGTCGTTGCCGTGACACTGGCCAGTCGCCCAGTGCTGGCATGGCACTGCAAGTCGCCGTCGGCGTGGGGTTCTGAGCAGATCAATCCGAACACGAGCTTGAGTACCAATGCCGGACACAATTCATATACGGATGAGACTTGGACTATCTCGAACTGGGTGAGCAATACCGCACGAAACAATTTTGGTCAGCCGTGGGTGAAACTGAAGGAAAAATTCCCTTTGCTCCTCGATAAGTCCACAAAGACCAGCGGAAGTTTTGATTACAAGAAAGTAACGGTAAAGAAGCTTTTTGACACCGTTACCGGCTTGGGCAGGCCAACAGGACTGAACGACACAGCCATGGTTAAGGATATTTTGTCCATGGGGTCCGATCTGCAAAAATACACGATCGTTGCGCAGTTGAACTACATCCTGCTTGCCCCGCTGAGTTCCCCCAACAATCTCGACAGTTGTGTGACACTTTTAGACCTTCGGCAGATGGCATCTGGTTCCTATTCGCCACCCAATATGCCAAATGTCACTTGGGGGGCGCAGTCTATCGTGGACTATCTGTATAACAACTGGATTGTCAGGCCGTCATAAGTAGTCTTGAGCCGGCTTTGAACAAGCGTGTAGCTTTGCCTGCGCAGTTCTCGTTGCGAGATACCGATCTGATCTTCCGAGTCTTTTCCGGCGAAGAACTTGTCACCGTATACGATGCTCGAAATGGGGATACCCATCTGCTAGGCGAGGTGGCTTATGAGTTATGCCAATTTTTAGCTGATTCGCCTGCGACGGCGGATGAATTAAAGCGCCGCATGCTGCTGAACTTTCCCGAAGATGATCCGGACCTGATTACGGATGGCGTTGATGCCGCGCTCATGCAGCTTGAAGGCGCCGGTTTTATTTTTGCTGCGGCTAATTGAGAGTTTCCGAGTTTTCCAGAAATGCAGTGTTCGACCGTCTTAAAGATGGTGATCTGCTGATTGATATGCACCCGTTCAAGGTCCGGGTGCGTTCTGATATTCCAAGTTTGGCGGACGATATTTGTCGTGTTTACCGAGATTTTCCGCTAGCCGACCCGGATGGTTTTTCCGATTTTCACGTTGAAGTTTCCTATGAACGAGGGTTTCGCCGCTGGATAAAGCCGCTCGCGCGGTTTTATTTCGACGGTCGGCCTTCGTTTATTCCACTGCCGGCTCATCAGGCTTTCCCTATGTTGGAATGGGGAATCAATTGGTGTGTCGCAGCGCATAGTCACCAATACTTGATCATTCATGCCGCAGTGATCGAGCAAGGGGGGCGAGCGCTGATTCTGCCGGCACCGCCAGGCTCCGGTAAGAGCACCTTGTGTGCGGCAATGATCAATCGCGGCTGGCGGTTGCTGTCGGATGAACTGGCTCTTTACGATGTCGAGCAGAAACTGATTTATGGCATGGCCCGCCCGGTCAATTTAAAGAACCGGTCCATCGAGGTTATTCAGGGATATTCACCGGATACGGTAATGACTTCTCCTGTGCCGGACACGACCAAAGGTACCGTGGCGCTGATGAGGCCACCGGAGGAGAGTGTTCGGCGTGTTGCCGAGCCTGCTCTCCCGGCTTGGATAGTCCTGCCGCACTACCAGGCTGACTCGGAGCCACTCCTTGAGAAGTACTCCAAGGCAAGAACATTCATGCTGATTGCTGATCAGTCGTTCAATTACAACGTTCATGGTCGTTCCGGATTTGATGCTGTTGGTGACCTTGTCGAGCAGTGCTCATGTTATCAATTTACCTACAGCCGTCTGAGCGATGCCGAAGGCATCTTCACGGATTTGCTTGCTGGGGCAGGCAATGCACCCAACTGATCTTGTC harbors:
- a CDS encoding TVP38/TMEM64 family protein codes for the protein MSDRPVITPHGRHRQRALLLLSLILGLLGLAIAWRWSSLHAFLDPDKLIGLLRVSGVLQNPLVAIGAVVFASIIAIPLAVIIVVGALIFGPILGPVYVLSGAEIGAVISFVLGKYLGHDALRLLAGEKARKLSENLGRSGVITVIVIRLIPAAPFAVANMIIGSSHVRMRDFLLGTIVGMIPGVLAITLFVDQIVAVFRSPGWQSIVLTVAILIIILGGAYGLRRWLEKSGKPAATGKDGDVSER
- a CDS encoding HPr-rel-A system PqqD family peptide chaperone, giving the protein MNKRVALPAQFSLRDTDLIFRVFSGEELVTVYDARNGDTHLLGEVAYELCQFLADSPATADELKRRMLLNFPEDDPDLITDGVDAALMQLEGAGFIFAAAN
- a CDS encoding HprK-related kinase A; amino-acid sequence: MFDRLKDGDLLIDMHPFKVRVRSDIPSLADDICRVYRDFPLADPDGFSDFHVEVSYERGFRRWIKPLARFYFDGRPSFIPLPAHQAFPMLEWGINWCVAAHSHQYLIIHAAVIEQGGRALILPAPPGSGKSTLCAAMINRGWRLLSDELALYDVEQKLIYGMARPVNLKNRSIEVIQGYSPDTVMTSPVPDTTKGTVALMRPPEESVRRVAEPALPAWIVLPHYQADSEPLLEKYSKARTFMLIADQSFNYNVHGRSGFDAVGDLVEQCSCYQFTYSRLSDAEGIFTDLLAGAGNAPN